A genome region from Meriones unguiculatus strain TT.TT164.6M chromosome 19, Bangor_MerUng_6.1, whole genome shotgun sequence includes the following:
- the Rala gene encoding ras-related protein Ral-A, which yields MAANKPKGQNSLALHKVIMVGSGGVGKSALTLQFMYDEFVEDYEPTKADSYRKKVVLDGEEVQIDILDTAGQEDYAAIRDNYFRSGEGFLCVFSITEMESFAATADFREQILRVKEDENVPFLLVGNKSDLEDKRQVSVEEAKNRADQWNVNYVETSAKTRANVDKVFFDLMREIRARKMEDSKEKNGKKKRKSLAKRIRERCCIL from the exons ATGGCTGCAAATAAGCCCAAGGGTCAGAATTCTCTGGCCTTACACAAAGTCATCatggtgggcagtggtggtgtggGCAAGTCTGCCCTGACTCTGCAGTTCATGTACGATGAG tTTGTAGAGGACTATGAACCTACCAAAGCAGACAGCTACAGGAAGAAGGTGGTGCTGGATGGAGAGGAAGTGCAGATCGACATCTTAGATACAGCTGGGCAGGAGGACTACGCTGCGATCAGAGACAACTACTTCCGAAGTGGGGAGGGGTTCCTGTGTGTCTTCTCTATCACGGAGATGGAGTCCTTTGCCGCCACAGCCGACTTCAG AGAGCAGATTTTGAGAGTAAAAGAAGATGAGAATGTTCCATTTCTCCTGGTTGGTAACAAGTCAGATTTAGAAGATAAAAGGCAGGTTTCTGTAGAAGAGGCAAAAAACAGAGCTGACCAGTGGAATGTTAACTATGTGGAGACATCTGCTAAAACACGCGCCAACGTTGACAAG GTATTTTTTGATTTAATGAGGGAAATTCGAGCCAGAAAGATGGaagacagcaaagaaaaaaatggaaaaaagaagaggaaaagtttAGCCAAGAGAATCAGAGAAAGATGCTGCATTTTATAA